A stretch of Clostridia bacterium DNA encodes these proteins:
- a CDS encoding acetate--CoA ligase family protein, with the protein MNLEKLLKPNRIAVVGASEKEGFGGDTCRNIMEYTKDLSSVFFVNPKRDVIFGQPCYHSLSEIPGDIDMVIICTSKKLVVPLLEEASSKGCGGAVVFASGYSEVGTDEGRKAEEELKALCQDLNIALMGPNCAGFVNYIDNVNAFAFISDKRDRTGSVGFVSQSGQFCLSLMDSPNMKFSYSISAGNSRIVTMEDYIDFLVDDENTKVVSIYMEGVKDPQKFCNSLEKAAKKRKPVIILKAGRSEKGSQLAASHTGSLAGSDKTYDAIFKKFGVIRVDDMEELLATSLMFSAIDVFPPKATFASMNLSGGETGICADLGSLNGLEYPDFSKETVCKLKEQLPSYASVHNPLDMTASLSYDSDRYAKVLSTVMEDENIGIVLIGYTLLLEVVDPAIKYMAEGIEKVIQAGNAKPVIMVPFVENTRNLAYSEKLLSLGVPILPPTVYAFKILRYLKDFIEYKYEDKILKLAIPAENTLATSKALSEVESKNLLSEYGVKVDKAYIATSEKEAVEVAASMDFPIVMKIESSEILHKSDVGGVKLNISSIDEVKKAYSEIMTNVKIHKPNAKINGILMQKMLPQGLEVILGVNNDPQFGPMVLIGLGGVFVEVFEDISLYPAPLNEKEAFQMVESLNSYRMLKGYRGSAPCDIQTLVDTIVQVSEFAQKNKDSVMELDINPLFVYPEGQGVGVADALVVMKK; encoded by the coding sequence ATGAATCTGGAAAAGTTGCTTAAACCAAATAGGATTGCAGTAGTAGGAGCAAGTGAAAAAGAAGGTTTTGGTGGAGATACATGCAGGAACATTATGGAATACACAAAGGATTTAAGTAGTGTATTCTTTGTGAATCCCAAAAGAGATGTGATTTTTGGCCAACCGTGTTATCATTCACTATCTGAAATACCAGGTGATATCGATATGGTCATCATATGCACTTCGAAAAAACTGGTTGTTCCTTTATTGGAAGAAGCTTCCAGTAAGGGGTGCGGTGGAGCGGTTGTCTTTGCTAGTGGCTACTCTGAAGTTGGAACGGATGAGGGTAGAAAGGCAGAGGAAGAACTAAAGGCGCTGTGCCAAGATTTGAATATTGCTTTGATGGGCCCGAACTGTGCAGGATTCGTTAACTATATTGATAATGTCAATGCCTTCGCGTTCATATCGGACAAGAGGGACCGAACAGGTAGTGTAGGATTTGTTTCTCAAAGTGGACAATTTTGTCTATCGCTGATGGATAGTCCTAACATGAAATTCTCCTATTCAATTTCTGCTGGGAACAGTCGTATAGTCACAATGGAAGACTACATCGATTTTCTTGTAGATGATGAAAACACCAAGGTTGTCAGCATCTACATGGAGGGTGTCAAGGATCCACAAAAATTTTGTAATTCACTAGAAAAAGCTGCGAAAAAACGAAAACCAGTTATCATCCTAAAGGCTGGAAGATCAGAAAAAGGAAGCCAGTTGGCAGCCTCTCATACTGGAAGTTTAGCCGGCTCAGATAAAACATATGACGCCATATTCAAAAAATTTGGGGTAATTCGCGTAGATGATATGGAAGAACTATTGGCCACCTCGTTGATGTTTTCTGCAATAGATGTTTTTCCTCCAAAGGCAACGTTTGCTTCGATGAATCTTTCCGGTGGTGAAACCGGTATATGTGCTGATCTAGGTTCCTTAAACGGTTTGGAATACCCGGATTTTTCTAAGGAAACAGTATGCAAACTGAAAGAACAATTGCCTTCATATGCTTCTGTACATAATCCATTGGATATGACAGCATCGCTGTCGTATGATTCGGACCGGTATGCAAAAGTTTTATCTACGGTAATGGAAGATGAGAATATTGGAATAGTCCTGATTGGATATACTTTGCTATTAGAAGTCGTAGATCCGGCAATTAAGTATATGGCAGAAGGAATCGAAAAAGTCATTCAAGCTGGAAATGCAAAACCGGTCATCATGGTTCCTTTTGTAGAAAATACTCGAAACCTTGCGTATTCGGAGAAACTACTTAGCCTAGGTGTGCCAATCTTGCCTCCAACTGTATATGCATTTAAGATACTTAGGTATTTGAAGGACTTCATCGAATACAAGTATGAGGATAAGATACTTAAGCTTGCTATACCAGCTGAAAATACTCTTGCAACAAGCAAAGCACTTTCAGAAGTTGAAAGTAAGAATCTCCTTAGTGAATATGGGGTTAAGGTTGACAAGGCTTATATTGCAACGAGTGAAAAAGAGGCTGTAGAAGTAGCAGCATCAATGGATTTTCCCATTGTGATGAAAATTGAATCTTCTGAGATCCTACATAAATCTGATGTGGGTGGTGTAAAACTGAATATTAGTAGTATTGATGAAGTGAAAAAAGCATACTCAGAAATTATGACTAACGTAAAAATACATAAACCAAATGCCAAAATCAATGGTATTTTGATGCAAAAGATGTTGCCCCAAGGTCTTGAAGTAATTTTAGGGGTGAACAATGATCCCCAGTTTGGTCCCATGGTGTTGATTGGTTTAGGGGGAGTTTTTGTGGAAGTATTTGAAGATATTTCTTTATACCCTGCGCCTTTGAATGAAAAAGAAGCGTTTCAGATGGTTGAAAGTTTGAACTCATATAGGATGCTAAAGGGATATAGAGGAAGTGCTCCTTGTGATATTCAGACATTGGTAGATACAATTGTTCAGGTATCTGAATTTGCACAGAAAAACAAAGACAGTGTGATGGAACTGGATATTAATCCATTATTCGTATATCCTGAAGGCCAAGGTGTTGGTGTGGCCGATGCATTGGTTGTAATGAAAAAGTAA